AGTCATGAGATTGAATAGCGTATCAACGTTCGGTGCGTAGGATTCCTCGAACACGACGGCTCGCTCATTGAGTGCCTCGCCAATCCGGACCCGTTCAAGTGTCGTCGTTTCAGTGTAGAGAACTCGCCAAAGATGACGTTCATCTGTATCACCCCACGGCTGTTCCTCCATATCATAAAAGAAAGAGAGCAATCCTTGTTTCGGAAGCTCCTCGACCGACTCGAAGCCTACGAAGTCGCTCAAGCGAAATTGCGCCAAAAACGTCAAGTTTTCTCCCGGATGGTCCGACACACTCGGTAAATCTGGGTAACCGCCAAATTTTGAATGCCCGATTGCCACTTCTTCTCGCGCCGTCCGCGGTACGAGCTTCAAGTTGATTCGTTTCATGAACGCCGCCAAGACTTCATTCCCGTCCTTAATTCCATGTGTTTTTATAAACTGCTTCACCGCTTGTAGTTCCATCTCCACACCTCGTTTACATAGGATGCTCATAGTGTATCACAGCGAACGTACGTACCCATTCTCTTTTTTGTCCTCGCCTCTCTCTTGACCTAGATGATAAAGTTTGAGAGAATCCATACGTTTTGAACTTAAATGCGAAAGGATGGTATACATGCAACTCTTTATCAAATGGATGATCGGCCTTTCGCTCTTATTCGGGTTAAGCGCGCTCGTCAATTGGATTGTCGCCACTTTAGAATGGAAAGTGCCTGGGAACGTCGTCGGGATGATGCTGTTGTTGATATTACTTATGACAAAAATCATCCGAGTCGAATGGATCGAGGACAGTGCCGGCTTCCTCACGAAACATCTCGCTTTCTTCTTCATCCCGATTGCGGTCGGTCTCATGTCTTATAGTAATCTATTAAAAGCAGAAGGGATCCCGCTCTTTCTCGCCTTGATGATCAGTCTAAGTGTGGGGCTCATCGTGACCGCCATCATCTCCGGAAGACGAGGTGAAGCGTCATGACATTATTTTGGGTACTCGTCACAGTTGGTGTCTATCTCATCAGCCGAAAACTATCATTTAAATGGGCGTCTCCGTTCACGAACGTCGTCTTCTTGAGCACAACTATTTTGATTGTGATCCTCCTTCTCTTTGAACAACCGTACGACGTGTATGAACCGGCCAAAGATTTGATCACGATTTTACTCGGCCCGGCGACCGTCGCCCTCGGTCTGCCGTTGTACCGCAACTTGCCGACGCTACTCGCACGCGCGAGACGTGCCCTCAGTGCAATCGTTGCCGGTACCGTCTCGACGATTATCGTCGCAGTCATGATTGGAACGGCGCTCAAACTGACGGACCAAGTGCTCATCGGGCTAGCGGTCAAATCCGTCACTGCTCCGATTGCACTCGAACTGGCAAAACAGCTCCAAGGAGACGCGGCGCTTGCTGCCTCCATCACTGTCGCCTGTGGCATACTCGGTGCCATGTTCGGTCCGCTAAT
This sequence is a window from Exiguobacterium mexicanum. Protein-coding genes within it:
- a CDS encoding YwqG family protein — translated: MELQAVKQFIKTHGIKDGNEVLAAFMKRINLKLVPRTAREEVAIGHSKFGGYPDLPSVSDHPGENLTFLAQFRLSDFVGFESVEELPKQGLLSFFYDMEEQPWGDTDERHLWRVLYTETTTLERVRIGEALNERAVVFEESYAPNVDTLFNLMTEDEYIALEELFDEGEVHAIGGHPDEVQNDVFEEVEDTYGDRFSDPFLLFQMDSSEELDIMFGDAGILYFLIPTEALRAKRFEETEIIMQCH
- a CDS encoding LrgB family protein, encoding MTLFWVLVTVGVYLISRKLSFKWASPFTNVVFLSTTILIVILLLFEQPYDVYEPAKDLITILLGPATVALGLPLYRNLPTLLARARRALSAIVAGTVSTIIVAVMIGTALKLTDQVLIGLAVKSVTAPIALELAKQLQGDAALAASITVACGILGAMFGPLMLSLFKVTDPFTRGLALGTISHGIGTAQAATEHPLSGATGGAAMGLSAIFTSFLLPFLLPFLL
- a CDS encoding CidA/LrgA family protein encodes the protein MQLFIKWMIGLSLLFGLSALVNWIVATLEWKVPGNVVGMMLLLILLMTKIIRVEWIEDSAGFLTKHLAFFFIPIAVGLMSYSNLLKAEGIPLFLALMISLSVGLIVTAIISGRRGEAS